Proteins encoded by one window of Cupriavidus sp. EM10:
- a CDS encoding methyl-accepting chemotaxis protein, which translates to MGEYLVGVLLGAALTAVPGWLAWRHSARRMAAHAQAAEDDALASRDQLQAELADRIAQHERDKGALASEIERLQASAAGQSVAIEQVTTELAASREVQADALRQARRIAEETTRLRGLAHTFERWHEQMISLMARNRAMHEQNMELSSIVRHVVIVSLNASIEAARAGAAGRGFGVVASEVRALAARSEALSKSYGDSLHQSDLTTTATFQDIQAGGKMVTASLASVAMLAEQFEAAYQ; encoded by the coding sequence ATGGGTGAGTATCTCGTAGGGGTATTGCTGGGCGCCGCGTTGACGGCGGTGCCGGGATGGCTGGCGTGGCGTCACAGCGCCCGGCGCATGGCCGCGCATGCGCAGGCGGCGGAGGACGACGCGCTGGCGTCACGTGACCAACTTCAGGCCGAATTGGCTGACCGCATCGCGCAGCATGAGCGGGACAAGGGCGCATTGGCATCGGAAATCGAGCGCCTGCAGGCATCGGCAGCCGGACAGTCGGTGGCCATCGAGCAGGTCACGACTGAACTGGCGGCCAGCCGCGAGGTGCAGGCCGACGCCCTGCGTCAGGCGCGCCGTATCGCCGAGGAAACCACGCGGCTGCGCGGGCTTGCCCACACGTTCGAGCGTTGGCACGAGCAGATGATCTCGCTGATGGCGCGCAACCGGGCCATGCACGAGCAGAACATGGAGCTGTCGTCGATCGTCCGCCATGTGGTGATCGTCTCGCTCAACGCGTCGATCGAGGCGGCGCGCGCCGGGGCGGCCGGCCGGGGCTTTGGCGTGGTGGCCAGCGAGGTCCGCGCACTGGCCGCGCGATCCGAGGCCCTGTCCAAGAGCTATGGCGACAGCCTGCATCAAAGCGACCTGACGACCACGGCGACGTTCCAGGACATCCAGGCCGGCGGCAAGATGGTGACCGCGTCGCTGGCCAGCGTGGCAATGCTGGCCGAACAGTTCGAGGCGGCGTACCAGTGA
- a CDS encoding response regulator, producing the protein MAKILVVDDSSAVRDEVASFLRTSGLEVQTAVDGKDGLSRLKADPGIRLIISDVNMPNMDGLTMVEKIRGELANKTVNVVMLTTESSQAMKDRGKAAGVKGWIVKPFKGAAVLEGLKKLAV; encoded by the coding sequence ATGGCGAAAATTCTAGTAGTGGATGATTCGAGCGCGGTGCGCGACGAGGTGGCGAGCTTCCTGCGCACAAGCGGCCTGGAGGTGCAAACGGCGGTGGATGGCAAGGATGGCCTGTCGCGGCTGAAAGCCGATCCGGGCATCCGTCTCATCATCAGCGACGTCAACATGCCCAACATGGACGGGCTGACCATGGTCGAGAAGATCCGTGGGGAACTGGCCAACAAGACCGTCAACGTGGTGATGCTGACCACCGAAAGCAGCCAGGCCATGAAGGACCGCGGCAAGGCAGCCGGCGTCAAGGGCTGGATCGTCAAGCCATTCAAGGGCGCCGCGGTACTGGAGGGTCTCAAGAAGCTGGCCGTCTGA
- a CDS encoding DUF3562 domain-containing protein → MNHSEDMTLESQLAPDDRALDDGGLAPRARPAAGEDAIARIAGSLGLPVEQVRWEFWHAWDGLLIDAKFPDYLLVLTERKAVQALRGKQVHH, encoded by the coding sequence ATGAATCACTCTGAAGACATGACCCTGGAATCTCAGCTGGCGCCGGACGATCGCGCGCTCGACGACGGCGGTCTTGCCCCCCGCGCCCGGCCGGCAGCGGGCGAAGACGCGATCGCGCGCATCGCCGGATCGCTTGGCTTGCCGGTGGAGCAGGTGCGCTGGGAGTTCTGGCATGCCTGGGACGGCCTGCTGATCGATGCGAAGTTTCCCGATTACCTGCTGGTGCTGACGGAGCGCAAGGCGGTTCAGGCACTCCGCGGCAAACAGGTTCACCACTAG
- a CDS encoding rhodanese-related sulfurtransferase, giving the protein MTAASHPFPVTTSQAVRQALLDRAEIALVDVREEDPFAQEHPLWAANFPLSKLELEAWTRIPRRDTRIVVYGEHDGEDLAPRAARVLRSLGYTDVSLLDGGLNAWIAGGGEVFRDVNVPSKSFGELVEARRHTPSLTATQVQALIDRKADVVIVDARRFDEYQTMNIPTSTSVPGAELVLRVRELAPDPATQVIVNCAGRTRSIIGTQSLINAGIPNPVAALRNGTIGWTLAGQTLSHGASRRAPPQVDAANLEQARAGARAIADKAGVKRIAAQALASLDAPGRTVYRFDVRTPEEYADGHLPGFANVPGGQLVQETDHNAPVRGARIVLADDDDVRASMSASWLAQMGWDVHVVEPVDDALRSERGNPAANRPATPEVPTVTPATLVSWLDAGDVAVIDVTASANYVKRHIPGAWYAIRAQLAQALREIPPARRYVLTCGSSLLARFAAVDLQALTAAEVFVLEGGNAAWFDAGLPAEQGETRLAVPRTDRYRRPYEGTDNAAAAMQAYLDWEFGLIAQLDRDGTHFFEVA; this is encoded by the coding sequence ATGACCGCAGCCAGCCATCCGTTTCCCGTCACGACCAGCCAGGCAGTGCGCCAGGCGCTGCTGGACCGCGCCGAGATCGCGCTCGTGGATGTGCGCGAGGAAGACCCGTTCGCGCAAGAGCATCCGCTGTGGGCGGCCAATTTCCCGCTGTCGAAGCTCGAACTGGAGGCGTGGACGCGCATCCCGCGGCGCGATACCCGCATCGTGGTCTACGGCGAGCACGACGGCGAGGACCTGGCGCCGCGTGCCGCCAGGGTGCTGCGCAGTCTCGGTTATACCGACGTGTCACTGCTCGACGGCGGCCTGAACGCATGGATTGCCGGCGGCGGCGAGGTGTTTCGCGACGTCAACGTGCCCAGCAAGTCGTTTGGCGAACTGGTGGAGGCCCGGCGGCACACGCCTTCGCTGACCGCCACGCAGGTGCAGGCGCTGATCGACCGCAAGGCCGATGTGGTGATCGTCGACGCGCGCCGCTTCGACGAATACCAGACCATGAACATTCCCACGTCGACCAGCGTGCCCGGCGCCGAGCTGGTGCTGCGTGTGCGCGAACTGGCACCCGATCCCGCCACGCAGGTCATCGTCAATTGCGCGGGGCGCACGCGCAGCATTATCGGCACCCAGTCGCTGATCAATGCCGGCATTCCCAATCCAGTGGCGGCGCTGCGCAACGGCACCATCGGCTGGACGCTGGCAGGGCAGACCCTTTCGCACGGCGCCAGCCGCCGTGCACCGCCGCAGGTGGACGCCGCCAATCTGGAACAGGCCCGGGCCGGCGCCCGCGCCATCGCCGACAAGGCCGGTGTGAAACGCATCGCAGCGCAGGCACTTGCGTCGCTGGACGCTCCGGGGCGCACCGTGTACCGCTTCGACGTGCGCACGCCCGAGGAATATGCCGACGGCCATCTGCCTGGCTTTGCCAATGTGCCGGGCGGCCAGCTGGTGCAGGAAACCGATCACAACGCGCCCGTGCGCGGCGCACGCATCGTGCTGGCGGATGACGACGATGTACGCGCGAGCATGAGCGCGTCGTGGCTGGCCCAGATGGGTTGGGACGTCCATGTGGTGGAACCGGTCGACGACGCACTTCGCAGCGAGCGCGGCAATCCGGCGGCGAATCGTCCGGCAACGCCGGAGGTGCCCACGGTTACGCCCGCCACCCTGGTCAGCTGGCTCGACGCTGGCGATGTGGCCGTCATCGACGTCACGGCCAGTGCGAACTACGTGAAGCGCCACATCCCGGGCGCGTGGTATGCGATCCGGGCGCAACTGGCGCAGGCGCTGCGCGAAATTCCTCCGGCCCGCCGCTATGTGCTGACCTGCGGTTCCAGCCTGCTGGCGCGCTTCGCCGCCGTGGACCTGCAGGCGCTGACGGCGGCGGAGGTATTCGTGCTGGAAGGCGGCAACGCGGCCTGGTTCGACGCCGGCCTGCCCGCCGAGCAGGGCGAGACGCGCCTGGCCGTGCCGCGCACTGACCGTTATCGCCGGCCCTATGAGGGCACCGACAATGCGGCGGCTGCCATGCAGGCCTATCTCGACTGGGAATTCGGCCTGATCGCACAGCTCGACCGCGACGGCACGCATTTCTTTGAGGTAGCTTGA
- a CDS encoding acyl-CoA dehydrogenase family protein: protein MSSSSLHRLPTPAARLDDVLAELAARFAATAPAHDADGTFPHDNFALLHEYGLISQVVPAAHGGAGAGLAEARRIVGAVAGGDAATALVLTMTYLQHRAIGRADSHWPEAVRQQVLRSAVEQGALINSLRVEPELGSPARGGLPGTVATRVGDRWRLRGHKLYTTGIPALRWLAVWARTHEPEPRVGIFLVPKPAAETPGIRVIESWDHMGLRASGSHETVFEDVWIPLENAVDIRPPAAWAPAGGSQADIDANADQQAWMVTLLGSLYDAVARAGFGWIRQFVRERAPASLGKPLASLPRVQESIGEIAALLRMNQVLLDDIAARCDAGSPPLAADSGLLKYTVTSNAIRAVELALQLSGNHGLSRHNPLERHYRDVLCSRIHTPQNDSILTAAGRAALGV, encoded by the coding sequence ATGTCTTCGTCATCCCTGCATCGCCTGCCGACCCCGGCGGCACGGCTGGACGACGTGCTGGCCGAACTGGCCGCGCGTTTCGCTGCCACCGCCCCTGCCCACGATGCCGATGGCACGTTCCCGCACGACAACTTCGCGCTGCTGCACGAGTACGGCCTGATCTCGCAGGTGGTGCCGGCCGCGCATGGCGGCGCCGGCGCGGGCCTGGCCGAAGCGCGGCGCATTGTCGGGGCAGTGGCCGGCGGCGACGCGGCCACCGCGCTGGTGCTGACGATGACCTACCTGCAGCACCGCGCCATCGGCCGCGCCGATTCGCACTGGCCCGAGGCGGTGCGGCAACAGGTATTGCGCAGCGCGGTGGAGCAGGGTGCCCTGATCAACTCGCTGCGCGTCGAGCCCGAACTGGGCTCGCCGGCACGCGGTGGCCTGCCCGGCACCGTGGCCACGCGCGTGGGAGACCGCTGGCGCCTGCGCGGCCACAAGCTCTACACCACCGGCATCCCGGCGTTGCGCTGGCTGGCCGTCTGGGCGCGCACGCACGAGCCCGAGCCGCGCGTGGGCATCTTCCTGGTGCCCAAGCCGGCCGCCGAGACGCCCGGCATCCGCGTGATCGAAAGCTGGGACCACATGGGGCTGCGTGCGTCTGGCAGCCACGAGACCGTTTTCGAGGATGTCTGGATACCGTTGGAAAACGCCGTGGACATCCGCCCACCCGCTGCCTGGGCGCCGGCCGGCGGCAGCCAGGCCGATATCGATGCGAATGCCGACCAGCAGGCGTGGATGGTGACGCTGCTGGGCAGCCTCTACGATGCCGTGGCGCGCGCTGGTTTCGGCTGGATCCGCCAGTTCGTCCGCGAGCGCGCGCCGGCCAGCCTGGGCAAGCCGCTGGCCAGCCTGCCGCGTGTGCAGGAGTCGATTGGAGAAATTGCGGCGTTGCTGCGCATGAACCAGGTGTTGCTGGACGATATCGCCGCGCGCTGCGACGCCGGCTCGCCGCCCCTGGCGGCCGATAGCGGCCTGCTCAAGTACACCGTGACGTCGAACGCGATTCGCGCCGTGGAACTGGCGCTGCAGCTATCGGGCAATCATGGGCTGAGCCGGCACAACCCGCTGGAGCGCCATTACCGCGACGTGCTGTGCAGCCGCATCCACACCCCGCAGAACGATTCCATCCTGACCGCCGCTGGTCGTGCGGCGCTGGGTGTGTGA
- a CDS encoding LLM class flavin-dependent oxidoreductase, with amino-acid sequence MSVNFIGMIQSQRQSEIHPPAGPVIDRDYVRAFAQAHEQAGFDRILVPHHSTGPSATLTISYAAAVTERIHFMLAHRPGFTSPTLAARQIATLDQFSGGRLGVHFISGGSDDEQKRDGDYLDHDQRYARTDEYLGILRRIWTEPQPFDHAGSFYRFERGFSEVKPAQQPHVPIYFGGASEAAIAVAGKHADVYALWGESLDQVRELTTRVRAEAAKHGREVNFSVSFRPVLADTEEKAWQRADDILERTRALRVQAGYSRGGPQQSEGARRLLAAAGQGDRVDQRLWTAIAKETGGRSNSTGLVGTPEQVADALLAYYDLGVTTFLIRGFDPLEDAVDYGRELIPRVRELVAQRDAGQRRRAA; translated from the coding sequence ATGAGCGTCAACTTCATCGGCATGATCCAGAGCCAGCGGCAATCGGAAATCCATCCACCCGCCGGGCCCGTGATCGATCGCGACTATGTGCGCGCCTTCGCGCAGGCCCACGAGCAGGCCGGCTTCGACCGCATCCTGGTGCCGCACCATTCCACCGGCCCGTCCGCCACGCTGACCATCTCGTACGCGGCCGCCGTGACCGAGCGCATCCACTTCATGCTGGCGCACCGCCCCGGGTTCACCTCACCCACGCTGGCGGCGCGGCAGATCGCCACGCTGGACCAGTTCAGCGGCGGCCGGCTTGGCGTGCACTTCATCTCGGGTGGGTCTGACGACGAACAGAAGCGCGACGGCGACTATCTCGATCACGACCAGCGCTACGCACGCACCGACGAATACCTGGGCATCCTGCGCCGTATCTGGACCGAGCCGCAGCCGTTCGATCACGCGGGCAGCTTCTATCGCTTCGAGCGTGGTTTCTCCGAGGTCAAGCCGGCGCAGCAGCCACATGTGCCGATCTACTTCGGCGGCGCGTCCGAGGCGGCCATTGCCGTGGCCGGCAAGCACGCCGACGTCTATGCGCTGTGGGGCGAGTCGCTCGACCAGGTGCGCGAGCTGACCACGCGCGTGCGGGCCGAAGCCGCCAAACACGGCCGCGAGGTCAACTTCTCGGTGTCGTTCCGGCCGGTGCTGGCCGATACCGAGGAGAAGGCATGGCAGCGTGCCGACGACATCCTCGAACGTACCCGCGCCCTGCGCGTGCAGGCGGGCTACAGCCGGGGCGGTCCGCAACAGAGCGAAGGCGCGCGCCGGCTGCTGGCGGCGGCCGGGCAAGGCGACCGCGTCGACCAGCGGCTGTGGACGGCCATCGCAAAAGAAACGGGCGGCCGGTCGAATTCCACAGGGCTGGTCGGCACACCGGAACAGGTGGCCGACGCCCTGCTGGCCTACTACGACCTGGGCGTCACCACGTTCCTGATCCGCGGCTTCGATCCGCTGGAGGACGCGGTGGACTACGGCCGCGAGCTGATCCCGCGCGTGCGGGAGCTGGTGGCGCAGCGCGATGCCGGACAACGCCGCCGCGCCGCCTGA
- a CDS encoding ABC transporter substrate-binding protein — protein MSQNTLQPDARRRSVLRLAGTAAIAAPALILGRQAWSAPRKLTFAWNQNSFCLTPIVVAQEKGFFEKNGLQVDLINYSGSTDQLLESIATGKADAAVGMIHRWLKPLEAGFDVKIIGSSHGGCVRLVGAKAAGVTNLQALKGKTVGVSDLAAPGKHFFTILLAKNGIDPDRDITWRQYPADLLGVAVDKGEIQAIADGDPNLYLLEKRTNGAYVELATNLTGEYARKVCCVVGARGELVRNDRPAASALARSIVQATDYVNENPNEAAKVFAKYSPKISTDDLRKLYASLTYNHHPTGVDLQEEIAFYAGDFQRIGVLKKSTDTKKLAQHVYANVLG, from the coding sequence ATGAGCCAGAACACCCTCCAACCCGACGCACGGCGCCGCAGCGTCCTGCGGCTCGCCGGCACGGCGGCCATCGCCGCGCCGGCCCTGATCCTGGGCCGTCAGGCCTGGTCCGCACCGCGCAAGCTGACCTTTGCGTGGAACCAGAACTCGTTCTGCCTGACGCCGATCGTGGTGGCGCAGGAGAAAGGCTTCTTCGAGAAGAACGGCCTGCAGGTGGACCTGATCAACTACAGCGGGTCCACCGACCAGTTGCTGGAGTCGATTGCCACCGGCAAGGCCGATGCGGCCGTGGGCATGATCCACCGCTGGCTCAAGCCGCTTGAAGCCGGCTTCGACGTCAAGATCATCGGCAGTTCGCACGGCGGCTGCGTGCGGCTGGTGGGGGCCAAGGCAGCGGGCGTGACCAACCTGCAGGCGCTCAAGGGCAAGACGGTGGGCGTCAGCGACCTGGCCGCGCCGGGCAAGCACTTCTTCACGATCCTGCTGGCCAAGAACGGCATCGATCCGGACCGCGACATCACCTGGCGCCAGTACCCGGCCGACCTGCTGGGCGTGGCCGTCGACAAGGGCGAGATCCAGGCCATTGCAGACGGCGATCCCAACCTCTACCTGCTGGAAAAGCGCACCAACGGCGCCTACGTGGAACTGGCCACCAACCTGACCGGCGAGTATGCGCGCAAGGTCTGCTGCGTGGTCGGCGCCCGGGGCGAGCTGGTCCGCAACGACCGCCCGGCCGCGTCGGCGCTGGCGCGGTCGATCGTGCAGGCCACCGACTACGTCAACGAGAACCCGAACGAGGCGGCCAAGGTCTTCGCCAAATACTCGCCCAAGATCAGCACGGACGACCTGCGCAAGCTCTACGCATCGCTGACCTACAACCATCACCCGACCGGCGTCGACCTGCAGGAGGAAATCGCGTTCTACGCCGGCGACTTCCAGCGCATCGGAGTGCTCAAGAAATCGACCGATACGAAGAAGCTGGCGCAGCACGTCTACGCCAACGTACTCGGCTAA
- a CDS encoding ABC transporter permease, with amino-acid sequence MASSQQTLDAALVQAGAVRTPASVWPAGIVAALAWGAFGALTWRWPNKVAGFSDWAYTDELGIAVLVAAAALLVFALAGGWAGGNAGPLHRVRQALRHAGPWLVALPLVLAAWEILTAKTALLPTPFFAPPQALIEVYVDDWRRLGDSALNTLKLLGFGVAYGGVAGFLIGVSIGWSRRIGYWVHPVLRVLGPLPSTALLPLTFYFFPSSYSAAVFLIALATAFPVAVLTWSGVASVNKSYYDVARTMGASEAFLVLRVAIPAALPQVFVGLFMGLGASFSVLVTAEMMGVKSGLGWYLTWAQGWASYVNMYAALIVMALLFSGVITLLFAVRDRALSWQKGTVKW; translated from the coding sequence ATGGCAAGCTCGCAACAAACGCTTGACGCCGCGCTGGTGCAGGCGGGCGCGGTCCGCACGCCGGCCAGCGTCTGGCCCGCCGGCATCGTCGCCGCGCTGGCGTGGGGCGCCTTCGGCGCGCTCACGTGGCGCTGGCCGAACAAGGTCGCCGGCTTCTCGGACTGGGCCTATACCGACGAACTCGGCATCGCGGTGCTGGTGGCCGCCGCCGCGTTACTGGTGTTTGCCCTGGCGGGCGGCTGGGCGGGGGGCAACGCTGGCCCGCTGCACCGCGTGCGACAGGCGCTGCGCCACGCCGGCCCGTGGCTGGTGGCTTTGCCACTGGTGCTGGCGGCCTGGGAAATCCTGACAGCCAAGACCGCGCTGCTGCCTACGCCCTTCTTCGCGCCGCCGCAGGCGCTGATCGAGGTCTATGTCGACGACTGGCGGCGCCTGGGCGACAGCGCGTTGAATACGCTGAAGCTGCTCGGCTTCGGCGTGGCCTACGGCGGCGTGGCGGGCTTCCTGATCGGCGTGTCGATCGGATGGTCGCGCCGCATCGGCTACTGGGTGCATCCGGTGCTGCGCGTGCTGGGGCCGCTGCCTTCCACCGCGCTGCTGCCGCTGACGTTCTACTTCTTTCCGTCGAGCTATTCGGCGGCCGTCTTCCTGATCGCGCTGGCCACGGCATTTCCGGTGGCCGTGCTGACCTGGTCGGGCGTGGCCAGCGTCAACAAGAGCTACTACGACGTGGCCCGCACGATGGGCGCGTCCGAGGCCTTTTTGGTGCTGCGCGTGGCTATCCCGGCGGCGCTGCCGCAGGTATTCGTGGGGCTGTTCATGGGGCTGGGCGCGTCGTTCTCGGTGCTGGTCACGGCCGAGATGATGGGCGTGAAGTCGGGGCTGGGCTGGTATCTGACCTGGGCGCAGGGCTGGGCGTCGTACGTGAACATGTACGCCGCGCTGATCGTCATGGCCCTGCTGTTCTCGGGCGTCATCACATTGCTGTTTGCCGTGCGCGACCGCGCGCTGTCCTGGCAGAAAGGAACCGTCAAATGGTAG
- a CDS encoding ABC transporter ATP-binding protein: MVAAASEQTRGARIDIRAVSHAFGDGDKQLPVLEGVNLKVAPGEFVALLGPSGCGKSTLLRLVAGLDSPSQGQILQDDTPIDRPDPSRIVVFQDPTLYPWRRVRDNVALGLQARGLLRREGHRVDAALKRVGLEAFARAFPHQLSGGMAQRVALARALVNDPRLLVLDEPLGKLDSLTRLAMQSDLVELWQRAGFSALLVTHDVEEALFLAQRVIVFSQRPARITAEIHVDLPYPRHRGDPRLTELRHEALRHLGLDASW; this comes from the coding sequence ATGGTAGCCGCCGCATCGGAACAGACACGCGGGGCGCGGATCGACATCCGCGCCGTCAGCCACGCCTTTGGCGATGGCGACAAGCAGTTGCCGGTGCTCGAGGGCGTCAACCTGAAGGTGGCGCCGGGCGAATTCGTCGCGCTGCTCGGGCCCAGCGGCTGCGGCAAGTCGACGCTGCTGCGGCTGGTGGCGGGGCTCGACAGCCCGTCGCAGGGACAGATCCTGCAGGACGACACGCCCATCGACCGGCCCGACCCGTCGCGCATCGTCGTCTTCCAGGACCCCACGCTCTATCCGTGGCGCCGCGTGCGCGACAACGTGGCGCTGGGCCTGCAGGCCCGGGGGCTGCTGCGCCGCGAGGGCCATCGCGTGGATGCGGCGCTGAAGCGCGTGGGGCTCGAAGCCTTCGCGCGCGCCTTTCCGCACCAGCTATCCGGCGGCATGGCGCAGCGCGTGGCACTGGCCCGGGCGCTGGTCAACGATCCCCGGCTGCTCGTGCTGGACGAACCGCTCGGCAAGCTCGATTCGCTGACGCGGCTGGCCATGCAGAGCGATCTGGTCGAGTTGTGGCAGCGCGCCGGATTCTCGGCGCTGCTGGTCACGCACGACGTGGAAGAGGCGCTGTTTCTGGCCCAGCGCGTGATCGTGTTCAGCCAGCGGCCGGCGCGCATCACGGCCGAGATCCACGTCGACCTGCCCTACCCGCGCCATCGGGGCGACCCCCGACTGACCGAATTGCGGCACGAAGCGCTGCGGCATCTGGGTCTCGATGCCAGCTGGTAA
- a CDS encoding cytochrome c, protein MSAPPPQAWLNSLLRLVQDIQLALLQVWHALGWSGDVHGQPAWPWAQRIAGETLLIDLGLARQLALTVLAVALALACLAVALCWRRRRLAWLGIGALALVAAPWPSLALLVTPAAPTSFHESPTRLAVDAIAIGAQVYARHCVACHGDDGRGEGPLAATLSRWPPTFQSPLLGRRAEGELFWHIMAGMRDRDGRVTMPAFGHQLDDAQAWAVIDYLKALAAGTGGAAQGSWPVPLRLPDVAVRCGAAAPRALDDWRGHQRVRVVAFDGVPATLPFDDPRFLTLLVTRDGRPPASIPDFRAGCVAASPSAWPAFAWIAGVDPERLLTGTTWLADRDGWLRAQTAPGDYDWSDASLVCTAGQPAARGLGDRSAGRAGQRPPLDGLTALLLRIDAEPVRFVQGGFVH, encoded by the coding sequence ATGAGCGCGCCGCCGCCGCAAGCCTGGCTAAATTCGCTGCTGCGCCTGGTGCAGGATATCCAGCTTGCGCTGCTGCAGGTCTGGCACGCCCTGGGCTGGTCCGGCGACGTGCATGGCCAGCCCGCCTGGCCGTGGGCTCAACGCATTGCCGGGGAAACCCTCTTGATCGACCTCGGGCTTGCGCGCCAGCTGGCCCTGACCGTGCTGGCCGTCGCGCTGGCGCTGGCCTGCCTGGCCGTGGCGCTGTGCTGGCGCCGCCGACGCCTGGCCTGGCTGGGCATCGGCGCGCTGGCACTGGTGGCGGCGCCGTGGCCGTCGCTGGCGCTGCTGGTGACGCCCGCCGCGCCGACCAGCTTCCACGAGAGCCCGACCCGCTTGGCCGTGGACGCCATCGCCATCGGCGCCCAGGTGTACGCGAGGCATTGCGTGGCATGCCATGGCGACGATGGCCGTGGCGAAGGCCCGCTGGCCGCCACGCTGTCACGCTGGCCGCCCACCTTCCAGAGCCCGCTGCTGGGCCGGCGCGCCGAAGGCGAACTGTTCTGGCACATCATGGCCGGCATGCGCGACCGCGACGGTCGTGTGACGATGCCAGCGTTCGGCCATCAACTCGATGATGCGCAGGCGTGGGCCGTGATCGATTACCTGAAAGCCCTGGCGGCCGGCACGGGCGGCGCCGCACAGGGCAGCTGGCCGGTGCCACTGCGGCTGCCCGACGTGGCGGTGCGCTGCGGCGCGGCGGCGCCGCGCGCGCTGGACGATTGGCGCGGGCATCAGCGCGTGCGCGTCGTGGCGTTCGATGGCGTGCCGGCGACGTTGCCGTTCGACGATCCCCGCTTTCTCACGCTGCTGGTCACGCGCGACGGCCGCCCGCCGGCATCGATACCCGATTTCCGCGCTGGCTGCGTCGCCGCATCGCCGTCTGCCTGGCCAGCGTTCGCGTGGATTGCGGGCGTCGACCCTGAGCGGCTGCTGACCGGCACGACATGGCTGGCCGATCGCGATGGCTGGCTGCGCGCGCAGACGGCGCCCGGCGACTACGACTGGAGCGACGCCAGCCTGGTGTGCACGGCAGGACAGCCTGCCGCGCGAGGTCTTGGCGATCGGAGCGCTGGCCGCGCGGGCCAGCGCCCGCCGCTCGACGGCCTGACCGCGCTGCTGCTGCGCATCGACGCGGAGCCCGTGCGCTTTGTGCAAGGTGGATTTGTCCACTGA
- the waaC gene encoding lipopolysaccharide heptosyltransferase I yields MKRILLIKITSLGDMVHTLPLLYDLRRAYPEAKIDWIADASCADIPSWAVGVDRVIAPPLRQFKKNGRKWRDLRGIIGALMSLRRERYDVAIDVHGVYKSAIAARLARTKRRLGYAAEFLGEAKAVFAYTEIFGPHGDANCRQKMRMVVANALGYDIEPQEKAELRVPAPAAPLNADGVPRALLFHATSLDIKKWPQANWVEVGHQLARRGYRVQLPWGSQKEQQEAQALAAAIPGAEVLPRMSITECAQRVDASALVVGMDTGFVHLADALGKPTVMLFTATSSPHFGVNKPGQSVSVGDNGAPPSVHEVLRAIDHVTHTGPKAAGAPLQAAGSAST; encoded by the coding sequence ATGAAGCGCATCCTGCTTATCAAGATCACGTCGCTTGGCGACATGGTGCATACCCTGCCGCTGTTGTACGACCTGCGGCGAGCCTATCCGGAAGCCAAGATCGACTGGATTGCCGACGCTTCCTGCGCGGACATCCCCAGTTGGGCGGTCGGCGTGGACCGCGTCATCGCGCCGCCGCTGCGCCAGTTCAAGAAGAATGGCCGTAAATGGCGCGACCTGCGCGGCATCATCGGCGCGCTGATGTCGTTGCGCCGCGAGCGTTACGACGTGGCCATCGACGTGCACGGCGTCTACAAGAGCGCCATCGCCGCCAGGCTGGCACGGACAAAGCGGCGACTTGGCTATGCCGCCGAATTCCTGGGCGAAGCCAAGGCCGTGTTCGCCTACACGGAAATCTTCGGGCCGCATGGCGACGCCAACTGCCGCCAGAAGATGCGGATGGTGGTGGCCAACGCGCTGGGCTATGACATCGAGCCGCAGGAAAAGGCCGAACTGAGGGTGCCGGCACCGGCCGCGCCGCTGAATGCCGATGGCGTGCCGCGTGCGTTGCTGTTCCACGCCACGTCGCTCGATATCAAGAAATGGCCACAGGCCAATTGGGTGGAAGTGGGCCACCAGTTGGCCCGGCGCGGCTATCGCGTGCAGTTGCCATGGGGCTCCCAGAAGGAACAGCAGGAAGCCCAGGCGCTGGCGGCCGCCATCCCCGGCGCCGAGGTGCTGCCGCGCATGTCGATCACCGAGTGCGCGCAGCGTGTCGACGCGTCCGCGCTGGTCGTCGGCATGGATACGGGCTTCGTGCATCTGGCCGACGCGCTCGGCAAGCCGACGGTGATGCTGTTCACCGCGACATCGAGCCCGCATTTTGGTGTGAACAAGCCAGGGCAGTCGGTGTCGGTTGGCGATAACGGCGCGCCGCCGTCGGTCCACGAGGTGCTTCGTGCCATCGACCACGTTACTCACACCGGTCCCAAGGCCGCCGGCGCGCCGCTTCAAGCTGCGGGCAGCGCATCCACGTAA